CCTTTTTCCAGGTTTTGCCGTCCGCGCTTACTTCAAACTGGTACTTGTCCGTCATGCCTTCCGTCTTTCCATCCTGGCGCGGCAGGTAGGAGAAGCTGGTGGCCCGGTAAGGCTTGCCCATGTCCACCACGAAGGACTGGGGAACGCCGGCAGTGGCGGTCCATGAGGTTTCCGGGTTGTCGTCAATGGCGGCGGCCGCATTGCCGGAGGTGGCGCTTTTCACTTTCCATCCGGTTTTGCTGATGCCGAATTTTGCCTGGCTGACGGGGCCGAGCTTGCCGTTGGCAAACTGGCAGCGTGCCTTGACAACTCCGCTTTCGCTGAATTTGGCTCCCTGCGAATAGACGGGGGACCCGGCCTTGGGTTCGCTTCCGTCCGTCGTGTAGAGGATTTTGTTCTTGCCGTCCGCCAGGATGACCAGGTTGTCGCCGCGGCGGAAGATGGACGGGCGGACGGCTCCCGCAGGTTGGCGGAACAGGGCGAATTCAGAGATGCAGGGCGTTGCCTGGCTGCCCGTGATGCGCAGGCGCAGCTTCTGGGCGGTGATGGGGCGGTCAAGCCGGCGCATGACCTGGTTGCCGATGGTTTTTCCTCCGTTGTCGATGCAGACCCATTTGCCCTTGATGAAAGCGTCGATGTTGAAGGAGTCCACACGCTGGCCCAGGCGGATTTGTTCGCGCAGTCGGATGACGTCAAAGGTGGCGGGCTTGGGCAGCGTGATGACGGCGGAGGGCGTCAGATTGTCGTCCTCCACGGCCCAGTAGGTGTCCATGTTGCCGTCCGTCATGTTGGAAGGAGAGAATTTCTTGTCGTTGCCGCGGGTTTGGCTGGCCGTGGCCGTGGCCCCCAGAGCGAAGTTCTTGGCATACAGTTTGTCGCGCAATTCCTTGAATTCCATCAGGGACTTGACGTCGGCGGGGTCCAGTTTGCCGGTCTTGTCAGCGGCCACGTTCAGGATGAGATTGGCTCCGCGGCCTACGGAGTCAAACCAGACCTGCATGAGTTCTTCCGGGGATTTGACGCGGGAGGCCTGGCCCTGGTGCCAGAACCAGCCGGAATGGTTGATGGTGGTGTCTCCTTCCGCGGGCACCCAGCGTTCGCCGCCGCGCTTGCCGGTTCCGCCACCGCCGCCGTTCAGGCCCACGGTGCTCCAGTGGGGATAATTGACATGTCCCTTTTCAGAGCCGCCCCAGCGGGCGTCTCCATAATGGCCGGCGCCCCAGATGATGCAGTTGGGCTGGATGGAGCGGATCATTTCCACGATCTTTTCAAAGTTGTAGTATTTCTCCGCATTGCCGATGTTACGTTTTTCACGGGCTCCGCCATAGTAGCCGTCGCCGCCGTTGGCACCGTCAAACCAGATTTCAAACACGGGGCCGTAGTTGCTCAGAAGTTCCCGGATTTGCTGGTAATAGGCTTTCAGGTAGCCTTCCTTGCCGTATTCGGCGTGGTTGCGGTCCCACGGGCTGAGGTAGGTGCCGAATTTGATGCCGTGCT
This genomic stretch from Akkermansia biwaensis harbors:
- a CDS encoding alpha-L-fucosidase produces the protein MNKLAPLFVGTALSSLMLPGQAADPPKPYGAVPTPQQVNWQRMEFYGFIHFGLNTFTGREWGYGDENPQIFNPTDFNASEIVETFKKGGMKGMIYTAKHHDGFCAWPTKSTEHNITKTPWKNGKGDVVKEFALACKKHGIKFGTYLSPWDRNHAEYGKEGYLKAYYQQIRELLSNYGPVFEIWFDGANGGDGYYGGAREKRNIGNAEKYYNFEKIVEMIRSIQPNCIIWGAGHYGDARWGGSEKGHVNYPHWSTVGLNGGGGGTGKRGGERWVPAEGDTTINHSGWFWHQGQASRVKSPEELMQVWFDSVGRGANLILNVAADKTGKLDPADVKSLMEFKELRDKLYAKNFALGATATASQTRGNDKKFSPSNMTDGNMDTYWAVEDDNLTPSAVITLPKPATFDVIRLREQIRLGQRVDSFNIDAFIKGKWVCIDNGGKTIGNQVMRRLDRPITAQKLRLRITGSQATPCISEFALFRQPAGAVRPSIFRRGDNLVILADGKNKILYTTDGSEPKAGSPVYSQGAKFSESGVVKARCQFANGKLGPVSQAKFGISKTGWKVKSATSGNAAAAIDDNPETSWTATAGVPQSFVVDMGKPYRATSFSYLPRQDGKTEGMTDKYQFEVSADGKTWKKAAEGEFSNLRANPIEQNVNLKNVDEPVRYFRFTGTNALDGSGASAAEINVFGTPAQG